ATATGGCGCGGGATGTAGGCCGGGTCACCAGATAATAGATAACCGACAATCTGGTTTATCGGGTTATAACCTTTTTCCTGAAGTGCAACATATACTTGAGACAATACTTCTTGTACATCTCTTTCGAATGGTTCTTCGGGAAAATTAAATTTCATCGTTTTATCAAAGGAACTCATTAACATGCACCTCTCCTCAGCGTCCAGAATCCACTATTACCTTCATTGTACAACACTTTCCATTGATTATGAAATCGATAAGACCCATTCTTCAACAAAATTAAGTGCTGCATCCAATTTTTCAGGGTCTTTTCCGCCGGCTTGGGCCATATCTGGACGTCCGCCGCCGCCACCGCCGCAACGGGAAGCAACTTCTTTGACCAATTTACCAGCATGGAAACCGCGATCGATGTAATCCTTGGTCACCCCGGCAATCAAATTGACTTTATCGCCTTGGGCCGAACCTAATACGATAATGACAGAATCAAGCTTTTGTTTCAAATCATCTGCCATGGCACGCAGATTATTCATGTCGGTAGCTTGAACCTTTGCCACCAATACTTGAACCCCATTTATGTCTTTTACGTTAGAAACAAGACTGCTTGCTTCGATATTACTTAATTTTGCAGTAAGGCTTTCATTCTCACGATGAAGATCCTTCACTTCAGAAAGTACCGTTTCAATTCTTGAAGGTACGTCTTTCAGGTTTGTTTTCAATTTAGCAGCCGCGTCTTTCAAGACACCGATTTGCTCAGTCATCAATTTGTATGCCCCAGCACCCGTTACCGCTTCTATACGGCGAGTCCCTGCACCGATGCCGCTTTCGGAAACGATTTTGAACAAGCCGATTACCGCTGTATTCGGGACATGGACACCGCCGCAAAGTTCTAAACTGTAATCGCCGATTTGAACGACACGGACAATCTTGCCGTATTTTTCGCCGAACAAGGCCATTGCGCCCATAGCCTTGGCTTCTTCAATGTTTTTATAGTCCGTATTCACTTGTAAGCTTTGCCAAATCTTTTCATTTACAATCGTTTCGATTTGTTCAATCTCTTCCGCCGTTATTTGACCAAAATGAGAGAAGTCGAAGCGAAGACGCTCAGCTTGTACGAGTGAACCAGCTTGGTTGACATGTGTACCAAGCACATCTTTCAACGCCTGATGCAGAAGATGCGTCGCTGTATGGTTTTTCGTGATATGGATGCGGTTTTCTTGATTTAATGTAGCAACGATATTGGAATCTGCTGTTAAAGTGCCGGCAGTAACTGTTACACGGTGCAGATTTTGGCCATTAGGAGCTTTTTGGACATCATGGACATCAACCTTCACGGATTCACTGGCCATCGTTCCTATATCGGCTATTTGTCCGCCGCTTTCCGCGTAGAAAGGAGTCTTGTCCAGTATCACTTGAACTTCTTCTCCTTCTTCTGCCTCCGTAACAAGCTCGCCATTTTTGATGATGGCAGCAACTTTCGCTTCGACAGCTACTTGATCATAGCCGACAAATTCACTTTCAACTTTGATATCGCCCAATACCCCGCCTTGAATTTGCATCGAATCCACATCTTGACGCGCTGAACGAGCACGTTCACGCTGTGCATCCATCTCTTTTTCAAATCCGGCTTGATCGACCGTCATGCCTTCTTCTTCTGCATATTCTTCCGTTAACTCAATCGGGAAACCATATGTGTCATATAAACGGAATGCATCACTGCCCGGAATGGTCGTACCGCCTTTTTGCTTTTCCTTTTTAATGACTTCAGAAAGGATGGACAGTCCATCATTTAATGTTTCATGGAAGCGTTCCTCTTCATTTTTGATTACTTTTGCAATGAACTCTTTATTCTTGAGGACTTCAGGGTAGAAGTCTTTCATGATTTCGCCTACGACCGTCACAAGCTCGAACATGAATGGTCGATTGATGTTGATTTGCTTAGCATATCGAACCGCTCTGCGTAGTAAACGGCGTAATACATAACCGCGTCCTTCGTTGGATGGAAGAGCCCCGTCACCTACTGCAAAGGCTACCGTACGAATATGGTCGGCAATGACCTTGAATGCAACATCTTTTTCTGTATCAACACCATACTTCACATCGGAAATCTCTTCGACTGCCCGGATGATTGGCATGAATAAATCTGTATCATAGTTCGTCGCCACATCTTGAACGACGGAAGCCATACGTTCAAGGCCCATGCCTGTATCGATATTCTTCTTTGGAAGCGGTGTGTAAGAACCATCTGGATTATGGTTGAATTGAGAAAACACAAGGTTCCAGACTTCAAGATGTCGTTCATTTTCCCCGCCTGGATATAGTTCCGGATCATTCGGATCATCGCCATATGCCGGTCCGCGGTCATAGAAAATCTCCGTATTCGGGCCGCTTGGACCTTCACCGATATCCCAGAAGTTTTCTTCCAGGCGAATGATCCTTTCAGCAGGAACACCGATTTTCTTATTCCAGAGTTCGAATGCTTCATCATCTTCAGGATGGATCGTCACAGCCAATTTCTCTTTGTCGAACCCAATCCATTTTTCATCCGTCAAAAACTCCCAAGCCCATGTGATGGCTTCTTCTTTGAAGTATTCACCAATGGAGAAGTTTCCGAGCATTTCGAAAAACGTATGATGACGTGCCGTTTTCCCCACGTTTTCAATATCGTTCGTACGGATGGCCTTTTGAGCATTTGTAATCCTTGGATTTTCAGGAATCACCCGTCCATCAAAATATTTCTTTAACGTCGCCACCCCGGAATTGATCCAAAGCAATGATGGATCTTCATGAGGAACCAATGACGCACTCGGTTCGATGTTATGGCCTTTTTCACTAAAAAAATCTAAATACATTTGGCGGATTTGAGCACCAGTTAAATACTTCATATATATATCCTCCTTTTAAAATTATGTAATTTTGAGCACACAAAAAACCCCCATCCCAAAAACAGGGACGAGAGTTGACTCGCGGTACCACCCTGATTATGGACGCGGGAATTCACCCAGGCCCATCACCTTCATAAAAGCCTTAACGCGGCATGACGGCAGGTATTAGCTGCTCTCAGGACTAGCTTTCTGCTGCTCTTCACCTGGCAGTCCCTTTCAGCCTAGGGGACCCCTCTCTTTTAGATGGACTTCAGCATACTTCATCCTTCAACGAATTATCTTATGTAATGGATTATATTCACAAGACTTTTATTTGTCAATAAGGGGCGGCTTCTTTCTAAAGTGAA
The DNA window shown above is from Peribacillus sp. FSL P2-0133 and carries:
- a CDS encoding IreB family regulatory phosphoprotein, which gives rise to MSSFDKTMKFNFPEEPFERDVQEVLSQVYVALQEKGYNPINQIVGYLLSGDPAYIPRHMDARNIIRKLERDEIIEELVKSYLKNHREEY
- the alaS gene encoding alanine--tRNA ligase, coding for MKYLTGAQIRQMYLDFFSEKGHNIEPSASLVPHEDPSLLWINSGVATLKKYFDGRVIPENPRITNAQKAIRTNDIENVGKTARHHTFFEMLGNFSIGEYFKEEAITWAWEFLTDEKWIGFDKEKLAVTIHPEDDEAFELWNKKIGVPAERIIRLEENFWDIGEGPSGPNTEIFYDRGPAYGDDPNDPELYPGGENERHLEVWNLVFSQFNHNPDGSYTPLPKKNIDTGMGLERMASVVQDVATNYDTDLFMPIIRAVEEISDVKYGVDTEKDVAFKVIADHIRTVAFAVGDGALPSNEGRGYVLRRLLRRAVRYAKQININRPFMFELVTVVGEIMKDFYPEVLKNKEFIAKVIKNEEERFHETLNDGLSILSEVIKKEKQKGGTTIPGSDAFRLYDTYGFPIELTEEYAEEEGMTVDQAGFEKEMDAQRERARSARQDVDSMQIQGGVLGDIKVESEFVGYDQVAVEAKVAAIIKNGELVTEAEEGEEVQVILDKTPFYAESGGQIADIGTMASESVKVDVHDVQKAPNGQNLHRVTVTAGTLTADSNIVATLNQENRIHITKNHTATHLLHQALKDVLGTHVNQAGSLVQAERLRFDFSHFGQITAEEIEQIETIVNEKIWQSLQVNTDYKNIEEAKAMGAMALFGEKYGKIVRVVQIGDYSLELCGGVHVPNTAVIGLFKIVSESGIGAGTRRIEAVTGAGAYKLMTEQIGVLKDAAAKLKTNLKDVPSRIETVLSEVKDLHRENESLTAKLSNIEASSLVSNVKDINGVQVLVAKVQATDMNNLRAMADDLKQKLDSVIIVLGSAQGDKVNLIAGVTKDYIDRGFHAGKLVKEVASRCGGGGGGRPDMAQAGGKDPEKLDAALNFVEEWVLSIS